In candidate division WOR-3 bacterium, the genomic stretch ATCCAATCCCCAAACACCAGGGGTCACAACAGTGATAAATATCCGCCCGCTGTTCAATTGCGATTCGGGCAATCTCCTTTAAGGTCAAAACCTTCCTAACCCCTTGATGCTCTTTGACACTGATGAGTTTTATCCCATCTTGATAATGAATGCCGCTTTCCCTTCCCAGACCGATGATGGTCACATCATAACCGGCGATTTTGAGCGAGCGCGCCTCCCGGTCAAGAAAGCGGGTGTAATCCGTAGGGTGGGATGATGTCAAAAAACAGACCCTGATTTTGCGCCCCATTCGTTTATGGGTAAGGGTCTAAAGACCCAGTTTTTACTTCTCTGTTTTTTCGTTCCTGTTCTGGTTGTTATTAATGTTATTTTCCTCTGCTGCCTTTGGCGGCAACTGTCCGAGTGCGCGCAGGCACTCCCGCGCGGTATTGACATGAATCTCAACCGTATCCTCGGTGTTCAGGGCATAGCCGCCTGCCAAGACCGGCACAACCGGAATCCCTGCCTTATAGCAGTTGCTTATCACCATCCTGTCCCGCAATGCCAGCCCCCTTTTGGTCAGACGCAATGTCCCCAACTTGTCGTTCATATAAGGGTCCGCACCAGCAACATATATCACCAGCTCCGGCTTGTGCTCCTCAATAATCCTGGGCACCGCCTCCTGGATGTGCCTCAGATACTCCTCATCACCGGCGTCATCATCAAGCCCGATGTCCCAACTTGAGCGCTCCTTTATCGGATACAGATGCTCCTGATGGATGGAAAAGGTAAAGACCCTGGGGTCATCCTGAAATATCCGCGCGGTGCCATTGCCCTGATGCAGGTCGCAGTCAATTACCGCCACCCGCTCAACCTTGCCCTCAGACTGCAGTTTTCTGATTGCCACCGCAATGTCGTTGATATAGCAGAACCCCTCAGCCCGGTCAGCAAAGGCATGATGGAACCCGCCACCGATGTGCATCGCAATCTTATCCTCAAGGGCAAAACGGCTGGCAAGGATTGTACCCGAACTGTGCAGGAGAAACCCGAACACAATCTCCCAGGTCAGGGGCAATTCAGAGCGGACCGTTCTTGATGTCCAGCGCAGGTTCAAGAGGTCGTCAAGATAATCCTTGGTATGCACCAGCCTGATGTCATCAATCACCGGCTCTGGCGGCTCAAAAAAATCGCCCTCCTGTACCAGCCCCTTGGCAAGCAGCGACTCCTTCACCATCTTATACTTGTCGGTCGGAAAGACATGAACGCCGATATTGAAATGATACCGGTCGGAATATACAAATCTCATATCAACTTATCCTTTTGGTTCTTCTGTAATCTTAAATAAGAGAAAATTATAGCAAATAAAAACCCGTTGTCAAACCAATCACCAATCATTGGGCAAAAACCATCCCCTCACCAAACTTTCCATCGCACCGAGCTGCCCTTTCCCATCTCGGTTCAACACGAGTCATTGACATTATAAAAATACCTTCCAATCTCTCAGCATAAAACTTCACTACCCAAATGGATTGACCCTTCAAATCATTCGACCCCTGCCTGATTAACACCACCCCAAATCCCCTTATATCCCCTCCCCTGACTATCGCCCCGGATAGGACTCGGTGATTCACTCCCCGAGTCACTTATAGATTCACTCCCTGAATCAATTACCGATTGAGACCAGGACTGAGTTACCGATTGACCCTCCGATTAATCCAGGCAGTCTCTGGGTAAATCACCCCCTTAGTGAATCACCGAATCAATTACCGATTCAATCAGCAACTGAATCGCCGATTCACTCAGGGAATCACTCAGGGGGTCGTTCCCTGGGTCA encodes the following:
- a CDS encoding histone deacetylase, whose translation is MRFVYSDRYHFNIGVHVFPTDKYKMVKESLLAKGLVQEGDFFEPPEPVIDDIRLVHTKDYLDDLLNLRWTSRTVRSELPLTWEIVFGFLLHSSGTILASRFALEDKIAMHIGGGFHHAFADRAEGFCYINDIAVAIRKLQSEGKVERVAVIDCDLHQGNGTARIFQDDPRVFTFSIHQEHLYPIKERSSWDIGLDDDAGDEEYLRHIQEAVPRIIEEHKPELVIYVAGADPYMNDKLGTLRLTKRGLALRDRMVISNCYKAGIPVVPVLAGGYALNTEDTVEIHVNTARECLRALGQLPPKAAEENNINNNQNRNEKTEK